The following proteins are encoded in a genomic region of Streptomyces gobiensis:
- a CDS encoding HNH endonuclease has protein sequence MPHVLVLNASYEPLGVVPLRRALILVLNDKAISLEDSGALMHSATRVIPAPSVVRLKRFVRVPFRGPVPLTRRALFARDGGRCAYCGGAATSVDHVIPRSRGGQHAWENVVAACRRCNHVKADRHVAELGWRLRHKPAPPSGLAWRIIGTGHRDPRWLPYLQPYGADDDLARIDGRSTA, from the coding sequence GTGCCGCACGTCCTGGTCCTCAATGCGTCGTACGAGCCGCTCGGCGTCGTACCGCTTCGCCGCGCGCTCATTCTTGTCCTCAACGACAAGGCGATCAGCCTCGAGGATTCCGGCGCCCTCATGCACAGCGCGACCCGCGTCATACCCGCACCCAGCGTGGTCAGACTCAAACGCTTCGTCCGCGTGCCCTTTCGGGGCCCTGTTCCACTGACCCGGCGCGCCCTGTTCGCCCGCGACGGCGGCCGATGCGCCTACTGCGGCGGGGCGGCCACCAGCGTCGACCACGTCATCCCGCGCAGCCGTGGCGGCCAGCACGCCTGGGAAAACGTCGTCGCCGCCTGCCGCCGCTGCAACCACGTCAAGGCGGACCGCCACGTCGCCGAGCTCGGCTGGCGCCTGCGCCACAAACCCGCCCCGCCCTCGGGACTCGCCTGGCGGATCATCGGCACGGGGCATAGGGATCCGCGCTGGCTGCCCTATTTGCAGCCATACGGCGCGGACGACGACCTGGCCCGGATCGACGGCAGATCAACTGCCTGA
- a CDS encoding ROK family transcriptional regulator, protein MAGTIPGTPRVLRAMNDRAALDLLLAHGSLSRGRIGKLTGLSKPTASQLLARLEAAGLVIITGTSGGHPGPSAQLYAVNPAAAHVAGLDVTAARIRAAVADITGRTVGEHELPARGRRGGSVVQQVIEAVDGAAKAAGLARSELHRVVIGTPGAFDPGTGRLRYAAHLPGWHSPTLLEELAAALPMPLDYDNDVNLAAIAEQRTGAARDHDDFVLLWNEEGIGAALVLGGRLHRGWTGGAGEVGFMPVPGVPLVRQVARTGGGGFQELAGSHALVRLARELGLKPEPGPDADAVAQLLRRAVSGEEPEDGPYGELLRRLATGVATGLAAMVAVLDPELIVLSGGLHTAGGERLRALVQEELAELAVPRPRLLVGEITEHPVLSGALESALATTRDEVFDTSR, encoded by the coding sequence ATGGCCGGCACCATCCCAGGGACCCCGCGCGTTCTGCGGGCCATGAACGACCGGGCCGCGCTCGATCTCCTGCTGGCCCATGGGTCCCTCTCCCGTGGCCGGATAGGCAAGCTCACCGGGCTCTCCAAGCCGACCGCCTCTCAGCTGCTCGCCCGGCTGGAGGCGGCGGGCCTGGTCATCATCACCGGTACGAGCGGGGGCCACCCCGGGCCCAGCGCCCAGCTGTACGCGGTCAACCCGGCCGCCGCCCATGTCGCCGGGCTGGATGTCACCGCGGCCCGGATCCGCGCCGCGGTCGCCGACATCACCGGCCGGACGGTGGGTGAGCATGAGCTGCCTGCCCGGGGGCGGCGCGGTGGCTCCGTGGTCCAGCAGGTCATCGAGGCCGTGGACGGCGCCGCCAAGGCCGCCGGGCTCGCCCGCTCCGAGCTGCACCGGGTGGTGATCGGCACTCCCGGCGCCTTTGACCCCGGCACCGGGCGGCTGCGGTACGCCGCGCATCTGCCCGGCTGGCACTCGCCCACCCTCCTGGAGGAGCTGGCCGCCGCACTGCCCATGCCGCTCGACTACGACAACGACGTCAACCTCGCCGCCATCGCCGAACAGCGGACCGGCGCCGCCCGCGACCACGATGACTTCGTTCTGCTCTGGAACGAGGAGGGCATCGGCGCCGCCCTGGTCCTGGGCGGCAGACTGCACCGTGGCTGGACCGGTGGCGCGGGCGAGGTCGGCTTTATGCCGGTGCCCGGTGTCCCGCTGGTACGGCAGGTCGCCAGGACCGGGGGCGGCGGCTTCCAGGAGCTGGCCGGCTCCCACGCCCTCGTACGGCTCGCCCGGGAGCTGGGCCTGAAGCCCGAACCGGGACCGGACGCCGACGCGGTGGCCCAGCTGCTGCGGCGGGCGGTGAGCGGCGAGGAGCCGGAGGACGGCCCGTACGGCGAGCTGCTGCGGCGGCTGGCCACCGGGGTGGCCACCGGACTCGCCGCGATGGTCGCCGTCCTCGACCCCGAACTCATCGTCCTCTCCGGTGGTCTGCACACCGCCGGGGGCGAGCGGCTGCGCGCCCTGGTCCAGGAGGAGCTGGCCGAACTGGCCGTCCCCCGGCCACGGCTGCTCGTCGGTGAGATCACCGAACACCCCGTCCTCAGCGGGGCGCTGGAAAGCGCCCTGGCCACCACCCGCGACGAGGTGTTCGACACCTCCCGCTGA
- a CDS encoding N-acetylglucosamine kinase codes for MAVTPALLAIDAGNTKTDAAVIALDGTVLATARGGGFGPSKSGVEAAVDALAATVRQVVASSGSAAPGPGAPGSGSTLDHVSACLANADLPREERELTAAVRARGWARTAHIANDTFAVLRAGLPDDGSVRHGVAVVCGAGINCVGRAPDGRIHRFPAIGRLSGDWGGGGGLAGEALWHAARAVDGRGTATELARALPAHFGLDTMDELIEALHLGEIPAARQHELVPVLFTAAATGDPVACSLVDRQADEIVALVTVTLTRLGLLADRTPVLLGGGVAAARHPRLHNRIVDQLADRAPKAAISVVTAPPVLGAALLGLDTAGARPPSPAAHARLRAHYARDRTPDR; via the coding sequence GTGGCTGTGACCCCTGCCCTCCTCGCCATCGACGCGGGGAACACCAAGACCGACGCGGCGGTCATCGCCCTGGACGGGACGGTGCTGGCCACCGCCCGCGGCGGTGGCTTCGGACCTTCGAAGTCGGGCGTCGAGGCAGCGGTCGACGCGCTCGCCGCCACGGTCCGTCAGGTCGTGGCCTCATCCGGCTCCGCAGCCCCCGGCCCGGGAGCCCCTGGCTCGGGCAGCACCCTCGACCATGTCAGCGCCTGTCTGGCCAACGCCGACCTGCCGCGTGAGGAACGCGAGCTGACGGCAGCCGTCCGCGCCCGTGGCTGGGCGCGCACCGCCCATATCGCCAATGACACCTTCGCCGTCCTGCGCGCGGGTCTGCCGGACGACGGCTCCGTACGGCACGGGGTGGCCGTCGTCTGCGGGGCGGGCATCAACTGCGTCGGCCGTGCCCCCGACGGCCGCATCCACCGCTTCCCGGCCATCGGCCGGCTCTCCGGCGACTGGGGCGGCGGCGGGGGGCTGGCCGGTGAGGCGCTGTGGCACGCCGCCCGCGCCGTGGACGGACGCGGCACGGCTACGGAGCTGGCCCGGGCGCTCCCGGCACACTTCGGGCTGGACACCATGGATGAGCTGATCGAGGCCCTGCACCTCGGAGAGATCCCCGCGGCCCGTCAGCATGAGCTCGTACCGGTCCTCTTCACGGCCGCCGCGACCGGTGACCCGGTCGCCTGCTCGCTGGTCGACCGGCAGGCCGACGAAATCGTGGCCCTGGTCACCGTCACCCTGACCCGGCTCGGCCTCCTGGCGGACCGGACCCCCGTCCTGCTGGGCGGCGGCGTGGCGGCGGCCCGCCACCCCCGGCTGCACAACCGGATCGTCGACCAGCTGGCCGACCGGGCGCCGAAGGCCGCGATCTCCGTGGTCACCGCCCCACCGGTACTGGGCGCCGCCCTCCTGGGCCTCGACACGGCGGGCGCCCGACCCCCCTCCCCCGCCGCCCACGCGAGGCTGCGCGCGCACTATGCCCGGGACCGCACACCGGACCGCTGA
- a CDS encoding TSUP family transporter — protein MTTWTFLLLLGCIVFFGAAVQRMAGIGFGLVSAPALVLLLGAVEGVALTNCAGIAISGIGLAATWRQVRLRSMVPLVAAAALTVPAGAAMARRLPEPVLLTSLGLLVTAAVLLVWYGVRAESLHGTRGALAAGAASGFMNSSAGVGGPVVSLYAVNAGWSAREFIPNAQFYGLLVNIFSVTAKGLPSLPPQAWLLGAATMLAGLVTGHRVAARTPERGTRRIVLGLALLGGLLTLGKGMWGLW, from the coding sequence CTGACGACCTGGACCTTCCTGCTCCTGCTGGGCTGCATCGTGTTCTTCGGCGCGGCCGTGCAGCGGATGGCCGGGATCGGGTTCGGGCTGGTGTCGGCGCCCGCGCTGGTGCTGCTGCTCGGTGCGGTCGAGGGGGTCGCGCTGACCAACTGTGCGGGGATCGCCATCAGCGGCATCGGGCTGGCGGCCACCTGGCGGCAGGTGCGGCTGCGGTCGATGGTGCCGCTGGTCGCCGCCGCCGCACTGACGGTGCCGGCCGGCGCGGCGATGGCCCGGCGGCTGCCGGAGCCGGTGCTGCTGACCAGCCTGGGGCTGCTGGTGACCGCCGCCGTGCTGCTGGTCTGGTACGGGGTCCGGGCCGAGTCCCTGCACGGGACCAGGGGCGCCCTGGCCGCGGGGGCGGCCAGTGGCTTCATGAACTCCTCCGCCGGAGTCGGTGGGCCGGTCGTCTCGCTCTACGCGGTCAACGCCGGCTGGAGCGCCCGGGAGTTCATCCCCAATGCCCAGTTCTACGGTCTGCTCGTCAACATCTTCTCGGTCACCGCCAAGGGCCTGCCCAGCCTTCCGCCGCAGGCCTGGCTGCTCGGCGCGGCCACCATGCTCGCCGGTCTCGTCACCGGTCACCGCGTCGCCGCACGCACCCCGGAGCGCGGCACCCGGCGGATCGTCCTGGGCCTCGCCCTGCTGGGCGGGCTGCTCACCCTGGGGAAGGGGATGTGGGGGCTGTGGTAG
- a CDS encoding 6-phospho-beta-glucosidase yields the protein MKLAVVGGGSTYTPELIDGFARLRAPVDQGGLPITELVLIDPATERLELVGGLARRIFAKQGHPGRIVTTADLDAGVSGADAVLLQLRVGGQAARHQDETWPLECGCVGQETTGAGGLAKALRTVPVVLEIAERVRRGNPDAWIIDFTNPVGIVTRALLRAGHKAVGLCNVAIGLQRRFAALLEVRPEELHLDHYGLNHLTWELGVRLGGPDGEDILHRLIAEHGERIAMELRLPRPLLDRLGVVPSYYLRYFYAHNEVVDELRTKPSRAAEVAAMEKELLEMYGDPALDEKPALLAGRGGAFYSEAAVALAAALLGDGPGDIGPGDIQVVNTRNSGALPFLPDDAVVEVPARVTPGGVEPLPAPDIDPLYAGLMAHTTAYEHLALDAALYGGRDRVFTALLAHPLIGQYASAEALTDRLLAHNREHLAWL from the coding sequence ATGAAACTCGCAGTAGTGGGTGGCGGGTCCACCTACACCCCTGAACTCATCGACGGCTTCGCCCGGTTGCGGGCCCCCGTGGACCAAGGGGGCCTCCCCATCACCGAGCTGGTCCTTATCGACCCCGCCACCGAGCGGCTGGAGCTGGTCGGCGGGCTGGCCCGCCGGATCTTCGCCAAGCAGGGCCATCCGGGCCGTATCGTCACCACCGCCGATCTGGACGCGGGCGTATCCGGGGCCGACGCCGTGCTGCTCCAGCTGCGGGTGGGCGGTCAGGCCGCCCGTCACCAGGACGAGACCTGGCCGCTGGAGTGCGGCTGCGTCGGGCAGGAGACCACCGGCGCGGGCGGCCTGGCCAAGGCGCTGCGCACCGTGCCGGTGGTGCTTGAGATCGCCGAACGGGTGCGCCGCGGCAACCCGGATGCCTGGATCATCGACTTCACCAACCCCGTCGGCATCGTCACCCGGGCCCTGCTGCGCGCCGGGCACAAGGCGGTGGGGCTGTGCAATGTGGCCATTGGGCTGCAGCGCAGGTTCGCCGCGCTGCTGGAGGTACGCCCCGAGGAACTGCACCTTGACCACTACGGCCTCAACCACCTCACCTGGGAGCTGGGCGTCCGGCTCGGCGGGCCGGACGGCGAGGACATACTGCACCGGCTGATCGCCGAGCACGGTGAGCGGATCGCCATGGAGCTGCGCCTGCCCCGCCCTCTGCTGGACCGCCTCGGCGTGGTCCCCTCCTACTATCTGCGCTACTTCTACGCACACAACGAGGTCGTGGACGAGCTGCGTACCAAGCCGTCACGGGCTGCCGAGGTCGCCGCCATGGAGAAGGAACTCCTGGAGATGTACGGCGATCCGGCGCTGGATGAGAAGCCCGCGCTGCTCGCCGGGCGAGGCGGCGCCTTCTACTCGGAGGCGGCGGTGGCGCTGGCCGCCGCGCTGCTCGGCGACGGCCCCGGCGACATCGGCCCCGGCGACATCCAGGTGGTCAACACCCGTAACTCCGGCGCGCTGCCCTTCCTCCCCGACGACGCGGTGGTCGAGGTCCCCGCCCGGGTGACGCCCGGCGGTGTCGAGCCGCTGCCCGCCCCGGATATCGACCCGCTCTACGCCGGACTGATGGCGCACACCACCGCCTATGAACACCTCGCCTTGGACGCGGCCCTGTACGGGGGGCGGGACCGTGTCTTCACGGCCCTGCTCGCCCACCCGCTGATCGGCCAGTACGCCTCCGCCGAGGCCCTGACCGACCGCCTCCTCGCCCACAACCGGGAGCATCTCGCGTGGCTGTGA